The following proteins are encoded in a genomic region of Dokdonia donghaensis DSW-1:
- the hemW gene encoding radical SAM family heme chaperone HemW, translating into MASIYIHIPFCKQACHYCDFHFSTTMGKKEEMITAIISELEMRKAEFENDEVSNLYFGGGTPSVLNTAEIEQIIDACYAHYKIQEDPEITLEANPDDLTPQKIRELAASPINRLSIGVQSFYEEDLKLMNRAHNAQEAIDCLRLTRASFPNSSLDLIYGIPGMSNERWEENIDKALALDLPHISAYALTVEPKTALENFIKKGIVPPVEDEVAQEHHELLIHKMEAAGYENYEFSNFAKPGFHSRNNTAYWQGKKYIGIGPSAHSYDGKRRAWNINNNPKYIKAITAGELPQEVEELSLTDQYNEYVMTRLRTQYGVSLLEIKTQYGERFYNYFLEHAQKHIEQHLLFIEEDRVYVSKKGKFLSDGIASDLFILNLK; encoded by the coding sequence ATGGCATCCATCTACATCCACATACCATTTTGCAAGCAGGCGTGTCATTATTGTGATTTTCACTTTTCGACCACGATGGGTAAAAAGGAGGAAATGATAACGGCTATCATAAGCGAACTTGAGATGCGTAAAGCCGAGTTTGAAAATGATGAGGTGTCTAATCTTTATTTTGGCGGTGGGACACCTTCTGTCTTAAACACTGCAGAGATTGAACAAATTATAGATGCTTGCTACGCACATTACAAGATTCAAGAAGACCCAGAGATTACCCTAGAAGCAAATCCAGACGATCTTACTCCGCAAAAAATAAGAGAGCTCGCAGCATCGCCCATTAATAGATTGAGTATAGGCGTGCAATCATTTTATGAAGAAGATCTCAAATTAATGAACCGTGCTCACAATGCTCAAGAGGCAATAGATTGCCTGAGATTAACAAGAGCAAGCTTTCCTAACAGTTCGCTAGATCTTATTTATGGAATCCCCGGAATGAGTAATGAGCGCTGGGAGGAGAATATAGATAAAGCACTAGCACTAGACCTACCTCATATATCTGCCTACGCGCTTACGGTAGAGCCTAAGACGGCCTTAGAAAATTTTATTAAAAAAGGGATTGTACCTCCGGTAGAAGATGAGGTAGCTCAAGAGCATCACGAGCTATTAATACATAAGATGGAAGCTGCTGGTTATGAGAATTACGAGTTTTCAAACTTTGCAAAACCTGGTTTCCATTCTAGAAACAACACCGCATACTGGCAAGGTAAAAAATACATAGGTATAGGCCCGTCTGCACATAGCTATGATGGTAAGCGCCGCGCTTGGAATATAAATAACAACCCAAAGTACATCAAAGCAATCACGGCTGGAGAGTTACCGCAAGAGGTAGAAGAGCTCTCGCTCACAGACCAGTACAATGAGTATGTAATGACGAGATTGCGCACGCAGTATGGAGTTTCTTTACTCGAGATAAAAACACAATATGGCGAGCGTTTTTATAACTACTTTTTAGAACACGCTCAAAAACACATAGAGCAGCATTTGCTTTTTATAGAAGAAGATAGAGTCTATGTGAGTAAAAAAGGAAAGTTTTTAAGCGATGGTATTGCAAGTGACTTATTTATACTCAACTTAAAGTAG
- the ruvC gene encoding crossover junction endodeoxyribonuclease RuvC encodes MADEKIILGIDPGTTIMGFGLIKVVGKKMEFMQLNELLLQKYNDPYVKLKLIFERTIHLIDTYHPDEIAIEAPFFGKNVQSMLKLGRAQGVAMAAGLSREIPITEYLPKKIKMAVTGNGNASKEQVARMLQSLLKLKTLPKNLDATDGLAAAVCHFYNSGKVEIGKSYSGWESFVKQNEKRVKK; translated from the coding sequence TTGGCAGACGAAAAAATCATATTAGGTATTGATCCAGGAACCACTATTATGGGTTTTGGACTTATCAAGGTTGTGGGTAAAAAGATGGAGTTTATGCAACTCAATGAGTTATTGTTACAAAAGTATAATGACCCTTATGTGAAGCTCAAACTCATTTTTGAGCGCACCATACATCTCATAGATACGTATCACCCAGATGAGATTGCGATAGAGGCACCGTTTTTTGGCAAGAATGTACAAAGTATGCTCAAGCTAGGTAGAGCACAAGGAGTGGCGATGGCAGCAGGTTTATCTCGAGAAATCCCTATCACAGAGTATCTCCCTAAAAAGATTAAAATGGCAGTTACTGGAAATGGTAATGCAAGTAAGGAGCAGGTGGCAAGAATGCTACAGTCTTTACTAAAACTTAAAACCTTGCCTAAAAACTTAGACGCTACAGATGGTCTTGCCGCAGCAGTGTGTCACTTTTATAATTCTGGAAAAGTAGAAATAGGTAAGAGTTACTCGGGCTGGGAGAGCTTTGTAAAGCAAAATGAAAAGCGAGTTAAGAAGTGA
- a CDS encoding cyclase family protein — translation MLATITHNKETFKVNLSKPIDLSIPLTSKKNPLAWYIDPPKFETVTDGEWVGSVRKGGDVNFTTITFNPHSHGTHTETAGHITEKVHSINKNLKTFFFVAEVVTVIPEPLDNEDDDFILSDKQFKNLLKNKSPEALVIRTLPNAREKKTMNWSNTNWPFVDERAMVRFRESGIKHLLIDLPSVDKEKDGGELKGHHAFWDVNGEIRLDATITEMIYVPHKVPDGTYLLNLQIASFENDATPSKPILYKIETE, via the coding sequence ATGCTTGCAACTATAACTCATAATAAAGAAACTTTTAAGGTCAATCTTTCAAAACCCATTGATCTCTCTATTCCCCTTACTTCTAAGAAGAATCCGCTGGCTTGGTATATTGACCCGCCTAAGTTTGAGACGGTCACAGATGGCGAGTGGGTAGGGAGTGTGCGTAAGGGTGGCGATGTAAATTTTACTACCATCACCTTTAACCCACATTCTCACGGCACGCATACAGAGACCGCTGGTCATATCACAGAAAAGGTGCATAGCATTAATAAAAATCTTAAAACATTTTTCTTTGTCGCAGAGGTGGTGACGGTCATACCAGAGCCGCTTGATAATGAAGATGATGATTTTATACTAAGTGATAAGCAGTTTAAAAACCTACTTAAAAATAAATCACCAGAAGCTTTGGTGATACGCACATTGCCTAACGCACGCGAAAAGAAAACAATGAACTGGTCTAACACAAACTGGCCGTTTGTAGATGAGAGGGCAATGGTACGCTTTCGCGAAAGCGGTATAAAACACCTTCTCATAGATTTACCTAGTGTAGATAAAGAGAAGGATGGTGGAGAGCTCAAGGGGCATCACGCGTTTTGGGATGTAAATGGTGAGATACGACTAGATGCAACTATTACAGAGATGATCTATGTGCCACATAAAGTTCCAGACGGGACGTATCTTCTTAATCTCCAGATTGCCTCTTTTGAAAATGATGCCACACCTAGCAAGCCTATCTTATATAAAATCGAAACAGAATAA
- the pbpC gene encoding penicillin-binding protein 1C: protein MYSRLLHIIKRHKIKLILVVLFMLYWVFSIPQQVFKDPHATVVESASGELLGARIASDGQWRFPALDSVPHKFEKCILLFEDEYFYTHPGFNPVAMGKAIWGNITTDKRRGGSTITQQVIRLSRKGKQRSYTEKVVELIKATRLEAGYSKDEILDMYATYAPFGGNVVGLETAAWRYFGLPASQLSWGQMAALAVLPNNPSMVRPGKNEITLSRKRNNLLKKLWETGEIDKTTYELSLLEKLPGKPYPLPQIAPHLVDRITKESRGKRVQTTVQLPIQRDLNRLAKEHYGQLKQNEIYNLAIVVMDVNTKEVLGYVGNAPTDTAHQKDVDIITKYRSTGSTLKPLLYAGMLDEGLILPQTLVPDIPTSINTYRPQNFDNEYQGVVPADMALAKSLNVPAVRLLREYGLDKFYKNVQEMHMGGIDKPASHYGLAMILGGAESSLFELTKTYAGMANTLNTFNRSSSEYTLESFRDYHYVKRDNLASVKKSVPLQSEPEVFSAGAIYKTLETLQTVNRPSGEENWQFYEDAQPVAWKTGTSFGFKDAWAVGVTPQYAIGVWVGNADGEGRPGITGIQAAAPLFFDVLRSLPVNGSWFDTPYDALVETTVCTKSGMKASPYCVETRKEQIPHAGEHTASCSYHKQMYLSANKEYLVNSDCYELDEMTAVTYFTLPATMEYYYANKHPDYKELPPYHPDCSFSGEMPMAFMYPKNNEGVILPKDFDAAVNDVVFKVSHRNPETKIFWYLDNEFIGATEDFHELAVTPEVGNYILTVVDAAGNEIKKKIEVSRG, encoded by the coding sequence ATGTATAGCCGCCTCCTACATATCATAAAGCGCCATAAAATCAAGCTTATACTTGTGGTGTTATTTATGTTGTACTGGGTTTTTTCTATACCGCAGCAGGTTTTTAAAGATCCTCACGCTACCGTGGTTGAGAGTGCGAGTGGTGAGTTGCTGGGCGCCCGCATTGCTAGTGACGGGCAATGGCGTTTTCCGGCACTAGATAGTGTTCCTCATAAGTTTGAAAAGTGTATTCTGTTATTTGAAGATGAGTATTTTTATACCCATCCAGGATTTAATCCCGTGGCGATGGGAAAGGCAATATGGGGTAATATCACTACAGATAAGCGTCGTGGCGGAAGTACCATTACACAACAAGTAATAAGACTTTCTAGAAAAGGAAAACAACGCTCCTATACAGAAAAAGTAGTCGAACTTATAAAAGCTACACGTCTCGAGGCAGGCTATTCAAAAGATGAAATTTTGGATATGTATGCTACCTATGCGCCCTTTGGCGGTAACGTAGTAGGGTTAGAAACTGCCGCTTGGAGATATTTTGGACTCCCAGCGTCACAGTTAAGTTGGGGGCAAATGGCCGCACTGGCAGTGTTACCTAACAACCCTAGTATGGTGCGACCGGGTAAAAATGAGATTACGCTTTCGCGAAAGCGTAACAATCTCCTTAAAAAACTTTGGGAAACAGGAGAAATAGACAAAACTACCTACGAGCTATCGTTGCTAGAAAAACTACCCGGAAAACCTTATCCATTACCACAAATTGCGCCTCATCTAGTTGATAGAATTACTAAAGAATCTCGTGGAAAAAGAGTTCAAACCACGGTACAACTTCCTATACAGCGAGACCTTAATAGACTTGCCAAAGAACATTACGGCCAGTTAAAGCAAAATGAAATTTACAACCTAGCGATAGTGGTTATGGACGTAAATACAAAAGAGGTTTTAGGCTATGTAGGAAACGCACCAACAGATACAGCACACCAGAAAGATGTAGATATTATCACAAAATACCGCAGCACAGGAAGCACGTTAAAGCCTTTGCTTTATGCGGGAATGCTAGATGAGGGACTCATATTGCCACAAACATTAGTCCCAGATATACCTACAAGTATCAATACGTATAGACCACAAAATTTTGACAACGAGTATCAAGGCGTAGTACCGGCCGATATGGCTCTTGCAAAATCGCTCAATGTACCTGCAGTGCGATTATTACGTGAGTATGGGCTAGATAAGTTTTATAAAAATGTACAAGAGATGCATATGGGAGGTATAGATAAACCCGCCTCTCACTACGGACTTGCAATGATATTAGGAGGTGCAGAGAGCAGTCTTTTTGAGTTGACAAAAACCTATGCAGGGATGGCAAACACCCTTAACACATTTAATAGGTCTAGTAGTGAGTACACTTTGGAGTCTTTTCGCGATTATCACTATGTCAAAAGAGATAATCTGGCTTCTGTAAAAAAGAGTGTCCCCTTGCAAAGTGAGCCCGAGGTATTTTCGGCGGGAGCGATTTATAAAACGCTTGAGACATTGCAAACTGTAAACAGACCAAGCGGCGAAGAAAACTGGCAGTTTTATGAAGATGCCCAGCCGGTGGCTTGGAAAACAGGGACGAGTTTTGGTTTTAAAGATGCGTGGGCAGTAGGGGTTACGCCTCAATATGCAATAGGAGTGTGGGTAGGTAATGCAGATGGAGAAGGAAGACCAGGGATTACGGGAATACAAGCAGCAGCGCCACTGTTTTTTGATGTGTTGCGTAGCTTGCCAGTAAATGGCTCTTGGTTTGACACTCCATACGATGCACTCGTGGAGACTACGGTTTGCACAAAAAGCGGAATGAAAGCGAGTCCATATTGTGTAGAAACACGTAAAGAGCAAATACCTCACGCTGGTGAGCACACGGCTTCGTGCTCATATCACAAGCAAATGTACCTCTCTGCAAATAAGGAATATCTAGTAAACTCAGATTGTTATGAGCTTGATGAGATGACGGCTGTCACCTATTTTACGCTACCTGCTACAATGGAGTATTACTATGCAAACAAGCATCCAGATTATAAAGAATTGCCACCATACCATCCAGATTGTAGCTTTTCTGGAGAGATGCCTATGGCGTTTATGTATCCTAAAAATAATGAGGGTGTTATACTCCCCAAGGATTTTGATGCAGCTGTAAATGATGTCGTTTTTAAAGTCTCTCACCGTAATCCTGAGACTAAGATTTTCTGGTATCTAGATAATGAGTTTATAGGAGCTACAGAAGATTTTCACGAGCTAGCTGTCACACCAGAGGTGGGAAATTATATACTCACCGTAGTAGATGCAGCAGGTAATGAAATCAAGAAAAAAATTGAGGTTTCTAGGGGGTAA
- a CDS encoding alpha-2-macroglobulin family protein codes for MPNYHLSSSYLKKTIITKYAYVLLALLTITISCKEKSTPTDNLFKFKDYISYTTEGRQSVMNPIRVELAQPLTQFEVDQVLPSDIIKMRPKVSGVLSLHNSRLLEFIPEEPLKPDTAYEVTLMLDKLYDDLDTGKEQFTFGFKTITPDFKVAMGALQSYSKDYNYLEGQIEASDNIAFAKAQQLINASQNGNALAVKWFNKDEVSRFHSFRIDSISRTKADSQIMVAWDGKAIGARDTNGKNTIQIPGKDNFKIIGIHQERGANASVIINFSDPLKDNQNFAGLVTIARAGNLRFEVKGNVLQVYPENKIVGNALVEVFQGIKSIDDYKLKQPFKETVSFEQIKPAIRAITNGVILPKSTSTPYYFEAVNLTHVDVRVIKIYEDNVLEFLQEGSLNNTSSYNLKKVGRRIAKKTIEIAQQGDLNTGQWQAHGVDLSAIFKADPGALYRVEISYKPSYAIYDCDDAVASSVEEDSYEDYYEDAYTEAESPDEDAREEQYWDNRIYRWRKQVYDWRQEDNPCHPAYYQESKFVNSNLLGSNLGVIVKKGKDNSYLFATSDIVTTTPEANTKITLYNYQKQPIATVTTDATGIAQVTPDGYPVYAVAVKDGNYAYLKLQDGHSLSMSKFDIAGNQLEKGLKGFTYLDRGVHRPGDTIHLTFALNDKANPLPNDHPVKLEVTDARGKLMYRKVASGSKRGFQNANQALNNFYYFPVTTEQDAPTGNYNATISVGGATFNKTLKVETIKPNRLKVDLTFKDEILQASGNLMGAATVKWLHGAPARNLKIKTDVTIRKSSSGFSQFPGYNFYDPIREFDEVSMDVLDGTLDNEGNIKINKKIDLSKRAPGMLKATFVTKAYEGGGDFSLDVVSKDVAPFDNFVGLRAPKSRAYGSYYTDQNIEFDLATTNAQGAPAAGRKLQVKVFKMSWRWWWNRSRDNYSSYETSTVHTPVQNFTVTSGSNGKTSFNLNIPEKESGRYLICVIDPESGHATGRIAYFYRNWGGFQRDSESAKMLVFSADKDEYSVGDNATITFPSSAGGRALVSIENGTKVLESYWVETEQGKTNFSIPVTSAMAPNVYVNISLLQPHKQSVNDLPIRLYGVIPLMVKDRQTVLEPVITMPDVLKPEEPYTIKITEKNNKQMTYTIAVVDDGLLDLTRFQTPKIHKHFYSREALGVKSFDMYDYVIGAYSGSVDNIYAIGGGDAASAAKNRKAERFKPVVTYLGPFALSENETKSHTVTMPNYVGSVRAMVIAGDATKSAYGSVEKTVPVRKPLMVLGSLPRKLSPGEHVTLPVTVFAMENNIKQAKITVKTSEAFKASEGNVKTVNFTQVGEKIVPFEFDVQAATGVQTVQIIVEGHGERATYDVEIDVENPNPITQKVTDYELDPSSNLTIDYETFGVAGTNESALEFSTLPPMDFTKRMQYLIRYPHGCVEQTTSGVFPQLFLDDVFDLTYEQKRDAQQHIKDGIARLGRFQNTDGGLGYWQGETEADLWGTTYAGHFMIEAQKKGYALPLTFMNNWLRFQKKEAREWRSGQQSYNATLVQAYRLYTLALAGQPDLAAMNRLRENTNLSNEATWRLAGAYALAGQDKVAGQLATTANIDFTPKKYDYHTYGSVYRNRAMALEMMVLLNDSKQKELAVSIAKTLASDRWLSTQETSYALLAMAKMVLKNGGKAMQFSYVKDGKEYSVDTQQAIALRDIKTQDGTNKIIIENAKNSTVFIRLVQSGKLPLGKELVDQKNLQVKTTFYNLAGEVMSINNLQQGEEFTAKITVSNTSRDYVDNVALTQIFPSGWEIVNTRFTDAQGGTAGSARYTDIRDDRVQFYFDMSKTSTRTFTVRLNASYLGDYYLPGTQVEAMYDATYYARSKGTWVKVKN; via the coding sequence ATGCCTAACTATCATCTCTCATCCTCCTATCTTAAAAAAACGATTATAACTAAGTATGCATACGTCCTGCTGGCTTTGCTTACCATAACTATTTCTTGTAAAGAGAAGAGCACACCTACAGACAACCTCTTTAAGTTTAAAGATTACATTTCTTACACCACAGAGGGGAGACAGTCTGTTATGAACCCTATACGTGTGGAGCTTGCACAGCCACTCACGCAGTTTGAGGTAGACCAGGTGCTACCTAGTGATATCATTAAAATGCGTCCTAAAGTTTCTGGAGTGCTTAGTCTTCATAACAGTAGACTACTAGAGTTTATACCAGAAGAGCCTCTCAAACCAGACACGGCATACGAGGTTACTCTTATGCTTGATAAACTGTATGATGATCTTGACACAGGGAAGGAGCAATTTACTTTTGGCTTTAAGACCATTACCCCAGATTTTAAAGTAGCGATGGGCGCCTTACAATCATATAGTAAGGATTATAATTATCTAGAAGGACAAATAGAAGCGAGTGATAATATCGCTTTCGCGAAAGCGCAACAACTCATAAACGCCTCTCAAAATGGTAACGCACTAGCCGTAAAATGGTTTAATAAAGATGAGGTGTCTAGATTTCATTCGTTTAGAATAGATAGCATCTCCCGCACTAAGGCAGATTCACAAATTATGGTTGCCTGGGATGGTAAAGCTATAGGAGCCAGAGACACAAATGGTAAGAACACCATACAAATACCGGGAAAAGATAATTTTAAAATCATAGGCATACATCAAGAGCGCGGCGCAAACGCCTCTGTGATTATAAATTTTTCTGACCCATTAAAGGATAACCAAAACTTTGCTGGACTCGTGACAATCGCGCGTGCAGGAAACCTTCGTTTTGAGGTAAAGGGAAATGTACTACAGGTATATCCAGAAAATAAGATAGTAGGTAATGCACTGGTTGAGGTTTTTCAAGGAATAAAAAGTATCGATGATTATAAGTTGAAACAACCCTTTAAAGAGACCGTAAGTTTTGAGCAAATAAAACCTGCCATACGGGCTATCACAAATGGAGTTATTCTTCCAAAATCTACGAGTACTCCTTACTATTTTGAGGCAGTAAATCTTACACACGTAGACGTGAGAGTGATTAAGATTTATGAAGATAATGTACTCGAGTTTTTACAAGAGGGATCGCTTAATAATACGAGTAGTTATAACCTTAAAAAAGTAGGTAGGCGCATAGCAAAAAAGACGATTGAGATTGCACAACAAGGTGATCTTAACACCGGCCAGTGGCAAGCTCACGGGGTAGATCTCTCAGCTATTTTTAAGGCAGATCCTGGAGCATTGTATAGAGTAGAGATAAGTTATAAACCTTCTTATGCTATTTATGATTGTGATGATGCTGTTGCTAGTAGTGTAGAAGAAGATAGTTATGAGGACTATTATGAAGATGCATATACCGAGGCAGAAAGTCCAGATGAAGATGCTAGAGAGGAGCAGTACTGGGATAACCGCATCTATAGATGGCGTAAGCAAGTGTACGACTGGAGACAAGAAGATAACCCTTGCCACCCTGCATACTATCAAGAGTCAAAATTTGTAAATAGTAATTTACTAGGGAGTAATCTAGGGGTGATTGTAAAAAAAGGAAAAGACAATTCCTACTTGTTTGCAACATCAGATATTGTGACTACTACGCCAGAGGCAAACACAAAAATCACATTATATAATTACCAAAAGCAACCTATTGCAACAGTCACTACAGATGCGACTGGAATAGCTCAAGTAACACCAGATGGTTACCCAGTATATGCTGTTGCAGTAAAAGATGGAAACTATGCTTACTTAAAACTGCAAGATGGGCATAGTCTCTCTATGAGTAAATTTGATATTGCGGGTAATCAACTTGAGAAAGGACTTAAAGGTTTTACCTACTTAGATAGAGGTGTGCATCGCCCTGGTGATACCATCCATCTCACTTTTGCACTTAATGATAAGGCAAACCCGTTGCCAAACGATCATCCGGTAAAGCTGGAAGTGACAGATGCACGAGGTAAACTTATGTATAGAAAGGTAGCGTCTGGATCAAAAAGAGGATTTCAAAATGCAAACCAAGCGCTCAATAACTTTTACTATTTCCCGGTTACTACAGAGCAGGACGCTCCTACGGGTAACTATAATGCTACCATCTCTGTGGGAGGTGCCACATTTAACAAAACGCTCAAAGTAGAAACCATAAAACCTAATCGCCTCAAAGTAGACCTTACTTTTAAAGATGAGATACTACAAGCAAGCGGAAATCTTATGGGAGCTGCTACTGTAAAATGGTTACACGGAGCGCCTGCCAGAAATTTGAAAATTAAAACAGACGTTACTATACGCAAGTCAAGTAGCGGGTTTAGCCAGTTTCCTGGATATAATTTTTATGACCCAATTAGGGAGTTTGATGAGGTTAGTATGGATGTGCTAGACGGCACTCTGGATAATGAAGGCAACATAAAGATTAATAAAAAAATAGATTTGAGTAAGCGAGCACCGGGTATGCTCAAGGCAACGTTTGTTACAAAAGCCTATGAGGGAGGAGGTGACTTCTCTCTAGATGTGGTAAGTAAGGATGTCGCACCGTTTGATAACTTTGTAGGTTTGCGAGCTCCAAAAAGTCGTGCCTACGGCAGTTATTACACAGATCAAAATATTGAGTTTGATCTGGCTACTACAAATGCTCAAGGCGCACCAGCTGCGGGCCGTAAGCTTCAAGTAAAAGTATTTAAAATGTCTTGGCGCTGGTGGTGGAACAGGAGTCGAGATAATTACTCTAGTTATGAAACAAGTACCGTACATACACCTGTACAAAACTTTACCGTCACGTCTGGTTCTAACGGAAAAACAAGTTTTAACCTCAATATTCCGGAGAAGGAAAGCGGGCGTTATCTTATATGTGTTATAGACCCAGAAAGCGGTCACGCTACAGGCCGTATCGCATATTTCTATAGAAACTGGGGTGGTTTTCAAAGAGACTCAGAAAGTGCAAAGATGCTCGTGTTTTCGGCAGATAAAGATGAGTATAGTGTGGGAGATAATGCCACCATTACGTTCCCATCTTCGGCGGGAGGTAGAGCGCTTGTGAGTATTGAAAATGGTACAAAAGTACTCGAGAGTTATTGGGTAGAAACCGAGCAAGGTAAAACCAATTTTTCCATACCTGTTACCTCCGCAATGGCGCCTAATGTGTATGTGAATATTTCGCTATTACAGCCTCACAAACAATCTGTAAACGACCTTCCCATTAGGCTTTATGGTGTAATTCCTTTGATGGTAAAAGATAGGCAAACAGTGTTAGAGCCGGTAATCACTATGCCAGATGTATTAAAGCCAGAAGAGCCATATACTATCAAAATCACAGAAAAAAATAATAAACAGATGACCTATACTATCGCTGTGGTAGATGATGGCTTGCTGGATCTTACAAGATTTCAAACACCAAAAATTCATAAGCATTTTTATAGCAGAGAAGCACTAGGTGTGAAGTCGTTTGATATGTATGATTATGTGATAGGTGCATATTCTGGCAGTGTAGATAATATTTATGCAATAGGAGGTGGTGATGCTGCGAGCGCTGCCAAAAATAGAAAGGCAGAACGCTTTAAACCTGTAGTTACTTATTTGGGCCCTTTCGCTTTAAGCGAAAACGAAACAAAGTCACACACGGTAACAATGCCTAACTATGTAGGCTCTGTGAGAGCAATGGTAATTGCTGGAGATGCTACAAAAAGTGCCTATGGATCTGTAGAAAAGACAGTACCTGTGCGTAAACCGCTTATGGTTTTAGGTTCGCTTCCGCGAAAGTTATCTCCTGGAGAACACGTGACTTTACCAGTAACAGTGTTTGCGATGGAAAACAACATCAAGCAGGCTAAGATTACCGTCAAAACATCTGAAGCTTTTAAAGCATCTGAAGGGAATGTAAAAACGGTAAATTTCACGCAAGTGGGAGAAAAAATAGTTCCTTTTGAGTTTGATGTGCAAGCTGCTACAGGAGTGCAAACTGTACAAATTATTGTAGAAGGTCACGGGGAGCGTGCAACCTATGATGTTGAGATAGACGTAGAAAACCCAAATCCTATTACTCAAAAAGTAACCGATTACGAACTAGACCCTAGCAGTAACCTTACTATTGATTATGAGACGTTTGGTGTGGCAGGGACTAATGAAAGCGCTTTAGAGTTTTCGACATTACCCCCTATGGATTTTACTAAGCGTATGCAGTATTTAATACGTTACCCACACGGCTGTGTAGAGCAAACTACCTCTGGAGTATTCCCGCAACTGTTTTTAGATGATGTTTTTGATCTTACGTATGAGCAAAAACGAGACGCGCAACAGCATATTAAAGACGGTATTGCGAGGCTAGGCCGTTTCCAAAACACAGACGGAGGTCTAGGTTACTGGCAGGGAGAAACAGAAGCAGACCTGTGGGGAACCACCTATGCTGGACACTTTATGATAGAAGCCCAGAAAAAGGGATATGCATTACCACTCACTTTTATGAATAACTGGTTACGTTTTCAGAAAAAGGAGGCTCGTGAGTGGAGATCTGGACAACAAAGTTATAATGCAACGCTAGTACAAGCATATCGCTTATACACGCTCGCACTTGCGGGACAACCCGACCTTGCAGCGATGAACCGTCTTCGTGAGAATACAAATTTAAGTAATGAAGCAACGTGGAGGCTTGCGGGAGCTTATGCACTAGCAGGTCAAGATAAAGTAGCTGGGCAACTTGCTACTACGGCAAATATTGATTTTACTCCTAAAAAATATGACTACCATACCTATGGCTCGGTATATCGCAACAGGGCAATGGCGCTAGAAATGATGGTGCTTCTTAATGATAGCAAGCAAAAAGAGCTTGCTGTAAGTATAGCCAAAACGCTAGCTTCAGACAGGTGGTTAAGTACTCAAGAAACCAGTTATGCACTGCTAGCTATGGCAAAAATGGTTCTAAAGAACGGAGGTAAAGCAATGCAGTTCTCTTATGTAAAAGATGGAAAAGAGTATAGTGTAGATACACAACAAGCTATCGCTCTACGTGATATAAAAACGCAAGACGGAACAAATAAAATCATTATAGAAAATGCTAAAAATAGTACCGTGTTTATACGTCTTGTGCAAAGTGGTAAGTTACCATTAGGCAAAGAGCTTGTAGATCAAAAAAATCTACAGGTTAAAACAACCTTTTATAACCTTGCAGGTGAAGTGATGTCTATCAATAATCTCCAGCAGGGAGAAGAGTTTACAGCAAAAATTACGGTGAGTAATACGAGCAGAGATTATGTAGATAATGTCGCGCTTACACAAATCTTCCCAAGCGGTTGGGAGATAGTGAATACACGTTTTACAGATGCTCAGGGAGGTACAGCAGGAAGCGCTCGATATACAGATATAAGAGACGATCGTGTGCAGTTTTATTTTGATATGAGTAAGACCAGCACAAGAACATTTACGGTTCGTCTTAATGCAAGTTACTTAGGTGATTACTATTTACCAGGTACTCAGGTAGAGGCTATGTATGATGCGACTTATTATGCCAGATCAAAAGGTACTTGGGTAAAAGTTAAGAACTAA
- a CDS encoding antibiotic biosynthesis monooxygenase family protein — MQPPYYAVIFTSTQTSSTRGYKQAADLMEELAATMPGFLGVEGARNDSDHLGITVSYWRSLEDIARWKAQAEHQGAQRMGKSDWYDNYTVRICKVERAYSFDKS, encoded by the coding sequence ATGCAACCACCTTACTACGCTGTAATCTTTACATCTACACAAACCAGTAGCACAAGAGGCTATAAACAAGCAGCAGATCTTATGGAGGAGCTGGCCGCGACAATGCCAGGTTTTCTGGGAGTAGAGGGAGCTAGAAATGATAGCGACCACCTAGGGATTACGGTATCATACTGGCGCTCGCTAGAAGATATTGCAAGATGGAAAGCCCAGGCAGAGCATCAAGGTGCGCAACGTATGGGGAAGTCAGACTGGTACGATAACTATACGGTGAGAATATGCAAGGTGGAAAGAGCATATAGCTTTGATAAAAGTTAA